In the Geoalkalibacter sp. genome, CTGTCAAGAACTTTTTTCAAGCCCTCGAAACTTTCTTGCCGCCGCACCACCCAGGCCACGCCTTCGCGCCGCCCGCGTCCAGCCGGCAAGCGGTGTTTATAGCCAACCACCACCGCCAAAGTCAATCTCTTTTATAACCAAAGATCAAAAAAACTTGCCGGGCGTCCTGCGCCCCCGTGCCCATCGGCAACGAGGGCGGATATTGCCAATTTCGCCGCGACAAGTCAACCACTTTTTTTGAGCGCCTTTGCATTTTTTTCGGTGTTGAAAAAAACCGTCGCAAGCTCAAAGGGATGGCGGTGAGGTCAGGAGAATATCACACGAGCGAAGCGACGTTTTCCCGCCTGAAGAACGACTTCGCCGACCGGTGCCACTTCGAGTTCGGGGTTGTCCACCCGTTCCCCGTTGATGCGGACGGCGCCCTGTTGCACCAGGCGGCGCGCCTCGCCATTGGAGGCCACCAAACCGGTATCGGCGAGCAGACGACAGATCCACACCGGCGCAGTGAGGCTGAGGTCGAGGGTGGCGATATCGTCGGGGATTTCTTTTTGCTTGAACTGGCGGATGAAATCCTCTTCGGCCTGGCGCGCGGCGTCGGGACCGTGAAAACGCTGCACCATCTCACGGGCGAGGGCCTTTTTGCTTTCCATTGGATGGGCGCCGCCGGGCTTGCCGGCGACCCCGTCGCGCACCTGACTCAAGCGCTCCAGGCCAACATCGGAGAGCAGTTCGTAATATCGGATCATCAGTTCGTCGGAAATGCTCATCACCTTGCCGAAGATTTCCTTGGGCGGTTCGGTGATGCCAATATAATTGCCCAGGGACTTGCTCATCTTGTTGACGCCGTCCAACCCCTCGAGCAGCGGCATGGTCAATATGGACTGGGGCCGCTGGCCGACTTGCTTCTGCAGTTCGCGGCCGACGAGCAGATTGAACTTCTGGTCGGTACCGCCCAGTTCGACGTCGGACTCAAGGGCCACCGAATCCCAGCCCTGCACCAGGGGGTAGAGGAATTCATGGATGGCGATGGGCTGCTGGCCGGTGAAGCGCTTATGAAAGTCGTCGCGCTCGAGCATCCGCGCCACGGTGTGCCGGGAGGCGAGTTGAATGAGGTCGGCGGCCGACATCTTGCCCATCCATTCACTGTTGAACACCAGACGGGTTTTGGCCGGATCGAGAATTTTGAACACCTGGTCCTGATAGGTGCGGGCGTTTTCCAGTACCTGCTCGCGGGTCAGGGGTTTGCGGGTTTCATTTTTGCCGGAAGGATCGCCGATCATGCCGGTGAAATCACCGATCAGAAAACACACCTCGTGGCCGAGATCCTGGAACTGCTTGAGTTTCTGCACCAGGACGGTATGCCCCAGATGCAGATCGGGCGCGGTGGGATCAAAACCGGCCTTGATGCGCAGGGGCTTGCCGGTTTTCAGTGCCTGGGCGATTTTCTCCTCCAACTCGGATTCGACCAGAATTTCCACCGCGCCGCGGCGAATGACGTCCATTTGTTCTTTTACGGAAAGCATCAGCATCCAACCTCGAACTTTCTAAAATAGGGGCAAACTCTAGGCGGGCAAGAGGATGCGCGTGATGGCGCGCGCCTGGCCGCTGTTCTCATCGATATCGAGGAGCACTGCGTTGAGCATGCAATCTTTTTTGGCGATTTCAAATCGCATGGGAATCTGCTTGAGAAATTTTTCAATGGCGATCTCTTTGCGGATCCCGATCACCGAATCGCGGCTGCCGGTCATGCCGACATCGGTGATGAAGGCTGTACCGCCCGCAAGCAGACGTTCATCGGCGGTCTGCACATGGGTGTGGGTACCCAGCACCGCCGAAACGCGCCCGGAAAGATAATGAGCCAGGGCAATTTTTTCGCTGGTGGCTTCGGCATGAAAGTCGACCAGAATCACGGTCGTCTCGCGCCGCAACTCGTCGACCAGGCGGTCGGCGGCGCGAAAGGGGCACTCGAGATTGGCCATGAACACCCGCCCCTCCAGATTCATGATGCCCACGCGCTGCCCCGCGGGGGTGGTGAACACCGCGGCGCCCCGCCCGGCCACGCCCGAAGGATAATTACCGGGTCGCAGCACGCGTGGATCGGCCAGAACCTGCTCCAGCGCCTCCTTCTTGTCCCAGATATGGTTGCCGGAGGTCAGGGCATCGACTCCGAGATCCCTGAGCTCGCGCACCACTTCGGCGGTCAGGCCGAAACCACCGGCGGCATTCTCGCCGTTGGCGACCACCAGATCGACCTGATGCTTGTCCACCAGCCGATCCAGATTCTGCGCGAGAACCTGTCGCCCGGGTCGACCGACGATATCGCCGATAAATAAAATATTCAACCTGCCCCCTTGCACGCAATCAGCGCGCGAATTCCACGGCCCGGGTTTCGCGAATCACGTTGACCTTGATCTGACCGGGATAGGTCATCTCGTCCTCGATCTTCTTGGCGATATCCTTGGCCAGCACAAAGGACTGGGCATCGGTCACGGTGTCGCTGGAGACCATGACGCGAATTTCCCGACCGGCCTGGATGGCAAAGCAGTTATTCACGCCGGTGAAGGAGTTGCCGATGCGCTCGAGGTCATCAAGCCGCTTGACGTAGGTTTCCAGGGTTTCGCGGCGCGCGCCGGGCCGTGCTCCGGATAGGGCATCAGCGGCCTGGACCAGAATGGCCAGCACGCTCTCGGGCTTTTCATCCTCGTGATGAGCGGCCAGCGCATGCACGATTTTGGGCGATTCACCGTACTTGCGGGCGAGATCGGCGCCGATGACCGCATGGCTGCCTTCGATTTCATGGTCGACGGCCTTGCCGATGTCGTGCAGCAGTCCGGCACGCTTGGCCTGCTTGACGTTGATGCCGAGCTCGGCGGCCATGATGCCGCACAAAAAAGCCACCTCGATGGAGTGCTGCAGCACGTTCTGGCCGTAGGAGGTCCGGTATTTCAAACGCCCGACGAGTTTGATGATCTCGGGATGAATGCCGTGCACACCCACGTCGAAGGTCGCCTGCTCGCCGGCTTCGCGAATGCTGGTTTCCACATCCTGCTCGGCTTTTTGCACGACTTCCTCGATGCGCGCCGGATGAATACGCCCGTCGGCGATGAGGCGTTCCAGGGACAGACGGGCCACCTCGCGGCGCACTGGATTGAAGCCGGAGATGATCACCGCCTCGGGCGTGTCGTCGATGATCAGATCGATGCCGGTGGCGGCTTCGATGGCGCGGATGTTGCGGCCTTCGCGCCCGATGATGCGCCCTTTCATTTCGTCGGTGGGCAAGGGCACGACGCTGACGGTTTTTTCCGCGACATAGTCGCCGGCATAACGTTGGATGGCCAGGGACAAAATTTCCTTGGCTTTTTTGTCGGCCTTCTCCCGCGCCTCCTCCTCGATCTGCTTGATCATCTTTGCGGCGTCGTGACGCGCCTCGCTCTCCATGGCCTGCATGAGCGTCTGCTTGGCTTCCTCGGCGCTCATGGCGGAAATCCGCTCCAGGGTTTCGGTCTGCTGCTGCACCAGAGCCTCCACGGATTTTTCCCGCTCGTCGAGCAGTTCTTCCTGCTGGCTGAGTTTTTTCTCGCGCTTGATCAGCTCCTCCTCGCGACCGTCGAGTTGGGTCATTTTGCGGTCGAGGTGCTCCTCCTTCTGCAACAGCCGCTTTTCCTGGGCCTGAATATCGCGGCGCAGATCGCGGGCTTCCTGCTCGGATTCGGTCTTGGCCCGCAGGATGATGTCCTTGGCCTCCAGGCTGGCTTCCTTGCGGATGGCGTCCGCATCTTTCTGTGCCTCCTCAATCAACTGGGA is a window encoding:
- the tyrS gene encoding tyrosine--tRNA ligase encodes the protein MLSVKEQMDVIRRGAVEILVESELEEKIAQALKTGKPLRIKAGFDPTAPDLHLGHTVLVQKLKQFQDLGHEVCFLIGDFTGMIGDPSGKNETRKPLTREQVLENARTYQDQVFKILDPAKTRLVFNSEWMGKMSAADLIQLASRHTVARMLERDDFHKRFTGQQPIAIHEFLYPLVQGWDSVALESDVELGGTDQKFNLLVGRELQKQVGQRPQSILTMPLLEGLDGVNKMSKSLGNYIGITEPPKEIFGKVMSISDELMIRYYELLSDVGLERLSQVRDGVAGKPGGAHPMESKKALAREMVQRFHGPDAARQAEEDFIRQFKQKEIPDDIATLDLSLTAPVWICRLLADTGLVASNGEARRLVQQGAVRINGERVDNPELEVAPVGEVVLQAGKRRFARVIFS
- a CDS encoding TIGR00282 family metallophosphoesterase: MNILFIGDIVGRPGRQVLAQNLDRLVDKHQVDLVVANGENAAGGFGLTAEVVRELRDLGVDALTSGNHIWDKKEALEQVLADPRVLRPGNYPSGVAGRGAAVFTTPAGQRVGIMNLEGRVFMANLECPFRAADRLVDELRRETTVILVDFHAEATSEKIALAHYLSGRVSAVLGTHTHVQTADERLLAGGTAFITDVGMTGSRDSVIGIRKEIAIEKFLKQIPMRFEIAKKDCMLNAVLLDIDENSGQARAITRILLPA
- the rny gene encoding ribonuclease Y — its product is MALTIEIAIVLILAALGAGVFAGNLLRRKFAEGRLADAEKAASQLIEEAQKDADAIRKEASLEAKDIILRAKTESEQEARDLRRDIQAQEKRLLQKEEHLDRKMTQLDGREEELIKREKKLSQQEELLDEREKSVEALVQQQTETLERISAMSAEEAKQTLMQAMESEARHDAAKMIKQIEEEAREKADKKAKEILSLAIQRYAGDYVAEKTVSVVPLPTDEMKGRIIGREGRNIRAIEAATGIDLIIDDTPEAVIISGFNPVRREVARLSLERLIADGRIHPARIEEVVQKAEQDVETSIREAGEQATFDVGVHGIHPEIIKLVGRLKYRTSYGQNVLQHSIEVAFLCGIMAAELGINVKQAKRAGLLHDIGKAVDHEIEGSHAVIGADLARKYGESPKIVHALAAHHEDEKPESVLAILVQAADALSGARPGARRETLETYVKRLDDLERIGNSFTGVNNCFAIQAGREIRVMVSSDTVTDAQSFVLAKDIAKKIEDEMTYPGQIKVNVIRETRAVEFAR